In the genome of Phosphitispora fastidiosa, one region contains:
- a CDS encoding S8 family serine peptidase — protein sequence MRKIKNSLISMLAILALVISLIPAAAVTAAEKRSSPDGVSIPDRRAYADDEVIIKFKPGADSVNIRSLKSRAAVRTVKKHSLTGSELVKITDGSTVEDIIGQLEKDPDVLYAQPNYLYYPREITVDDPKFDKLWGLHNIGQDVAGYVGIDDVDMDVPEAWDLTMGDPEIVVAVIDTGVDINHPDIADNIWTNPGEIPGDGIDNDSNGYVDDINGWDFYNDDNTVFDPADEDYHGTHVAGTMAAVANNSTGVAGVAPNVKIMPLKFIGLDGGTTSDAIEAIEYATAMGVRVSNNSWGRGTSLPASGIDLELQNAINSSGQVFVAAAGNGDENNIGINNDIAPDSPSGLNSTNIIAVAAINNGGGLASFSNYGVTSVDIGAPGVDILSLQPVYSSPDPENAYQYLSGTSMATPHVAGAAALVLSVNPDLTPDEVNQILMDTGVPLPSLTGKTVSGKLVNAYNAVFAADTIAPEAPSVNPVDDNDTVVTGTAEPNNTVTVYDNVYSTVINSAAAAGDGAFTVSVDTQPSGKVLKITAKDNRGNESAGTLVTVTDGTSPPAPDIVTLTNDSYVNITNVNSFTFSGTEDEAGADVKLYCNGSQLLGSTAAAGGAWTMIVDLSGLTDGPLSITATASDAAGNVSSPSSAKTLIKDTVNPTFTVTTAPNPAPSGDVTVTVAANETLQEAPVVVVGGNTVTMAPTSTVNVWEVSYPISTENGIINITVAGTDAAGNSGSAGVSFTADTIAPDKPYITAPTAGEFGYNSSITVSGYAYEPGIGINIYKDNEVLVGTGTVESSVTGSVYHFSVTANLGSTGTFLIVAKAIDGAGNVSSGSNTVSYTVNESTDGGGGGGGGGGAVPAVDEDSVTVQIDPDEQTSVELGDDVTVEIPSGAFAGKVTLVLAKIRGLDKDYDKLIPDEDENLVIGSVIIDISAKDGEQPSKGITVTLKFDTGKVTDVNKLGVYYYNEAKGKWEFIGGRVNAAEGTISVVLKHFSKYAVMEYSRTFADITGHWAKADIELMAARHIADGVDETRFAPEAEITRAEFAALLVRSLGLEQLESSGRFQDIAFGEWHAGYVEAAYSAGIVAGLSDSSFAPDANITREQMAVMMARAYRYSAGRELAVENPVSFADAAAISAWAVQGVDQTGSAGIINGMTEDTFAPGEEATRAQGIVMLKRLLEKLEVILIS from the coding sequence GTGAGAAAAATAAAGAACAGCCTGATATCCATGTTGGCAATACTTGCACTAGTCATTAGTTTGATTCCCGCAGCAGCTGTTACTGCTGCTGAGAAAAGATCCAGCCCGGACGGGGTTTCCATCCCGGACCGCCGCGCTTACGCTGATGATGAGGTAATTATTAAATTTAAGCCTGGTGCCGACAGTGTTAACATTAGGTCGTTAAAAAGCCGGGCTGCGGTCAGAACCGTGAAAAAACACTCCCTGACGGGGAGCGAACTTGTAAAAATCACTGATGGTTCCACGGTAGAGGATATTATCGGACAGTTGGAGAAGGACCCCGATGTCCTTTATGCCCAGCCCAACTACCTCTATTATCCCAGGGAGATAACTGTGGATGACCCCAAGTTCGATAAATTATGGGGCTTGCATAATATAGGTCAGGATGTCGCGGGCTATGTCGGGATAGATGATGTAGATATGGATGTCCCTGAGGCCTGGGATCTGACCATGGGAGACCCTGAGATTGTTGTGGCTGTGATTGACACAGGAGTGGATATTAACCACCCGGATATAGCTGACAATATCTGGACCAACCCCGGGGAAATACCGGGTGACGGGATAGACAACGACAGTAATGGTTACGTGGATGATATCAATGGCTGGGATTTTTACAATGATGATAATACAGTCTTTGACCCTGCAGATGAGGACTACCATGGTACCCATGTTGCCGGCACCATGGCTGCTGTGGCCAATAACAGCACCGGGGTTGCCGGGGTAGCTCCAAATGTGAAGATAATGCCCCTGAAGTTTATCGGTTTGGACGGGGGGACGACTTCTGACGCCATTGAAGCTATTGAATATGCGACTGCCATGGGTGTCCGAGTGTCCAACAACTCGTGGGGAAGGGGGACGAGTCTGCCTGCCTCTGGAATTGATCTTGAGCTGCAGAATGCAATTAACAGCTCCGGGCAGGTTTTTGTTGCCGCTGCCGGTAATGGTGATGAGAATAACATCGGGATTAACAATGACATAGCCCCCGATTCACCTTCAGGGCTTAACAGTACTAATATTATTGCTGTTGCTGCCATTAACAATGGGGGTGGATTAGCAAGTTTCTCCAATTACGGCGTCACTAGTGTTGACATTGGCGCACCGGGTGTTGACATTTTAAGCCTGCAGCCGGTTTATTCATCGCCAGACCCTGAAAACGCATATCAGTACCTTAGCGGCACTTCCATGGCAACTCCCCATGTGGCCGGGGCGGCAGCGCTGGTGTTAAGTGTGAATCCGGACCTGACGCCTGATGAAGTAAATCAGATACTGATGGATACAGGAGTTCCCCTCCCTTCACTAACCGGGAAAACGGTCAGTGGGAAATTGGTCAATGCTTATAATGCGGTCTTTGCGGCTGATACCATAGCCCCGGAAGCGCCGTCAGTTAACCCGGTTGATGATAATGACACAGTTGTTACAGGAACAGCAGAACCAAACAATACGGTTACTGTTTATGATAACGTATATTCCACTGTGATCAACTCGGCAGCTGCGGCAGGTGACGGAGCTTTTACTGTTTCTGTTGATACCCAGCCATCGGGAAAGGTCCTGAAGATTACCGCTAAGGATAACAGGGGAAATGAGAGCGCCGGAACCCTGGTTACCGTAACAGATGGAACATCACCTCCGGCACCTGACATTGTAACACTAACAAATGATAGTTATGTGAACATTACAAATGTAAACAGCTTTACTTTCAGTGGTACAGAAGATGAAGCGGGGGCAGATGTAAAACTGTACTGCAATGGCAGTCAACTGCTTGGCAGTACGGCTGCAGCAGGCGGGGCCTGGACCATGATTGTTGACCTGAGCGGCCTGACTGACGGTCCACTGAGTATTACGGCAACGGCATCTGATGCGGCAGGTAATGTGAGCAGTCCGAGTTCAGCCAAAACCCTGATTAAGGATACGGTTAATCCCACCTTTACGGTCACAACAGCGCCTAACCCGGCGCCGAGCGGAGATGTGACCGTAACCGTGGCTGCCAATGAAACCTTGCAGGAAGCGCCTGTGGTGGTAGTTGGTGGCAATACAGTGACAATGGCTCCTACCAGTACGGTAAACGTGTGGGAGGTTAGCTATCCGATTAGCACAGAAAACGGTATAATTAACATTACCGTTGCCGGCACGGATGCTGCCGGTAATTCCGGGAGCGCCGGCGTCAGCTTTACCGCAGATACTATTGCGCCTGACAAACCCTATATTACAGCCCCAACCGCCGGCGAATTCGGTTACAACAGCAGTATTACCGTATCCGGATATGCTTATGAACCGGGAATTGGCATCAATATATATAAAGATAATGAAGTACTCGTTGGCACCGGGACTGTAGAAAGCAGCGTAACCGGCAGCGTCTATCATTTCAGTGTCACAGCAAACCTGGGGTCAACCGGAACCTTCCTCATTGTGGCAAAGGCTATTGATGGTGCCGGAAATGTTAGCAGCGGGTCAAACACTGTTTCCTACACTGTCAATGAGTCCACCGATGGCGGCGGAGGCGGCGGTGGCGGTGGCGGTGCAGTACCTGCTGTTGATGAAGATTCTGTAACAGTGCAGATTGATCCTGATGAACAGACATCTGTAGAGTTGGGGGATGATGTTACAGTAGAGATCCCCTCAGGGGCATTTGCCGGAAAGGTTACTCTGGTATTGGCGAAAATCAGAGGATTGGATAAAGATTATGATAAACTGATTCCTGATGAAGATGAGAACCTGGTCATCGGCAGTGTGATAATAGACATATCAGCCAAAGATGGGGAACAGCCTTCAAAGGGCATCACTGTTACCCTGAAGTTCGACACCGGTAAAGTCACTGATGTTAACAAACTTGGCGTGTACTATTATAATGAAGCAAAAGGCAAATGGGAATTTATCGGCGGTAGAGTCAATGCAGCAGAGGGGACAATCTCAGTTGTGCTTAAACATTTCAGCAAATATGCGGTTATGGAATATAGCAGAACCTTTGCAGATATTACCGGTCACTGGGCTAAAGCTGACATTGAGCTGATGGCCGCCAGACATATCGCTGATGGGGTAGATGAAACCCGTTTTGCGCCGGAAGCAGAAATTACCAGAGCCGAATTTGCGGCACTGCTGGTCAGAAGTCTCGGCTTAGAACAGCTTGAGAGCAGCGGACGATTCCAGGACATTGCTTTCGGTGAATGGCATGCCGGATATGTAGAGGCTGCATACAGCGCCGGGATTGTGGCGGGCTTGAGTGACAGCAGCTTTGCTCCGGATGCAAACATTACCAGGGAGCAGATGGCTGTCATGATGGCAAGGGCATACAGGTATTCTGCCGGTAGAGAACTGGCTGTAGAAAACCCGGTATCTTTTGCAGATGCCGCCGCCATTTCGGCATGGGCTGTACAGGGTGTGGACCAAACCGGTTCAGCAGGAATAATTAACGGCATGACAGAAGATACTTTTGCGCCTGGTGAAGAAGCCACCAGGGCACAGGGGATCGTGATGCTCAAAAGGCTGCTGGAAAAGCTTGAAGTGATTTTGATAAGCTAA
- the ribD gene encoding bifunctional diaminohydroxyphosphoribosylaminopyrimidine deaminase/5-amino-6-(5-phosphoribosylamino)uracil reductase RibD, translated as MYEQHMRLALQLAERAAGRTSPNPLVGAVIVKDGQIVGQGYHKKAGTPHAEIHALREAGENARGGTLYVTLEPCSHYGRTPPCSEAVINAGIREVYVAMEDPNPLVAGRGIKQMVNAGIRVYVGLLEQEAKRTNEIFIKYITTGKPFILLKTAMTLDGRIATRTGHSKWVTAEPAREMVHRLRNQYDGILVGVNTVIADNPALTCRLAEGGRDPVRIVLDSRTRTPAGSRVLTQDSDGPTFVVVTDKASIAGIKSLAAAGAKLVRTAANAQGRVDLHDLVAKLGEMEITGLLVEGGAEVAASFLEAGLVDKMLTFIAPKVIGGKEAPGPVGGAGIETMDRAVQLKRVNSGCIGEDFFIEGYPVYENGR; from the coding sequence ATGTATGAGCAGCATATGCGTCTGGCACTGCAACTCGCTGAAAGGGCAGCCGGCCGGACCAGCCCGAATCCTCTTGTGGGAGCTGTAATTGTTAAGGATGGACAGATTGTGGGACAAGGATACCACAAAAAAGCCGGAACCCCTCATGCTGAAATTCATGCCCTAAGGGAGGCAGGTGAAAATGCCCGGGGGGGGACGCTGTATGTTACCCTGGAACCGTGTTCACATTATGGCAGGACTCCCCCCTGTAGTGAAGCTGTTATTAATGCCGGAATTCGTGAAGTCTATGTGGCCATGGAGGACCCTAACCCGTTGGTGGCTGGCCGTGGTATCAAACAGATGGTGAATGCCGGTATCAGGGTTTATGTTGGTCTCTTGGAACAGGAAGCCAAAAGGACTAATGAAATTTTTATTAAATATATTACCACGGGAAAGCCTTTTATACTGTTAAAGACAGCAATGACTCTTGATGGCAGGATAGCAACCAGGACCGGGCATTCAAAATGGGTGACGGCAGAACCGGCCCGTGAGATGGTGCACCGGCTAAGGAACCAATATGACGGCATCCTGGTCGGGGTCAATACGGTTATTGCCGATAATCCTGCCCTAACGTGCCGGCTTGCCGAAGGAGGACGTGACCCGGTAAGAATTGTCCTGGACAGCAGGACGAGGACACCGGCCGGTTCCAGAGTGCTGACTCAGGACTCAGATGGGCCAACATTTGTGGTTGTTACTGATAAGGCATCCATTGCCGGGATAAAGTCACTGGCCGCAGCCGGAGCCAAGTTGGTAAGGACTGCGGCAAATGCGCAGGGGCGGGTGGACTTGCATGACCTGGTCGCTAAACTTGGCGAAATGGAGATTACCGGGCTGCTGGTAGAGGGCGGAGCCGAAGTGGCTGCTTCATTCTTAGAAGCCGGTTTGGTAGACAAGATGCTAACCTTTATTGCCCCCAAGGTAATTGGAGGTAAGGAGGCGCCGGGACCTGTCGGCGGCGCGGGAATTGAAACTATGGACCGGGCGGTACAATTGAAACGTGTTAACTCGGGATGCATCGGGGAAGACTTTTTTATTGAAGGTTATCCGGTATATGAAAATGGCCGGTAA
- a CDS encoding riboflavin synthase has protein sequence MFTGIIEEMGKLKKIQYGTDSARLTLEASEVLKDVRLGDSIAVNGICLTVVHFNERFFDVDVMAETLRKTNLEDLKPGDRVNLEPALRVGGRLGGHIVSGHIDGVGVITRQKREDIAVLTEIRAPAEVMKYVVKKGSAAIDGISLTVVDCTRDSFQVSLIPHTASLTTLGYKKTGARVNLEVDIIGKYVERLLGLDGDGAGTPAVGSRSGLTMDYLAEKGFV, from the coding sequence ATGTTCACCGGTATAATTGAAGAAATGGGAAAACTGAAAAAAATTCAGTACGGTACAGATTCAGCCAGGTTGACCCTGGAAGCCTCTGAGGTCCTTAAGGATGTCAGGCTGGGAGACAGCATTGCTGTTAACGGCATATGTCTAACGGTGGTGCATTTTAATGAGCGTTTTTTTGATGTTGACGTAATGGCAGAGACTTTGCGTAAGACTAACCTGGAAGACCTCAAACCGGGAGACCGGGTTAACCTGGAACCTGCTCTCAGGGTCGGCGGCCGGCTAGGGGGGCATATAGTCAGCGGACATATTGACGGGGTAGGTGTTATCACCCGCCAGAAGAGAGAAGATATTGCGGTATTAACTGAAATCAGGGCTCCGGCAGAGGTGATGAAGTATGTTGTCAAAAAGGGCTCGGCTGCCATTGACGGAATCAGTCTGACAGTGGTTGACTGCACAAGGGACAGTTTTCAGGTCTCCCTCATCCCACATACTGCGTCACTGACAACTCTGGGTTACAAAAAAACCGGGGCCAGGGTCAACCTGGAAGTAGATATTATTGGGAAATATGTAGAACGACTTTTGGGATTAGATGGAGATGGAGCAGGTACACCTGCTGTTGGCAGCCGAAGCGGACTTACTATGGATTACCTCGCTGAAAAAGGGTTTGTATAG
- a CDS encoding bifunctional 3,4-dihydroxy-2-butanone-4-phosphate synthase/GTP cyclohydrolase II: MTFNTIEEALIDFKQGRMIIVVDDEDRENEGDLLMAAEKVTPEAINFMATHGRGLICTPMTAERCDELELAAMVTNNTDSHETAFTVSVDAKGKTTTGISAYERAITIKVMMDPQTKPADLCRPGHVFPLRAKSGGVLRRAGHTEAAVDLARMAGMYPAGVICEIMKEDGTMARVPELKEFAAKHGLKIITIANLINYRRRTEQLVERVGEAKLPTRYGEFTVVAFNSILDGKEHLALVKGDVTTDKPVLVRVHSECLTGDVFGSARCDCGDQLGHAMRMIEQEGRGVLLYMRQEGRGIGLANKIKAYHLQDLGKDTVEANELLGFPADLRDYGIGAQILAGLGVKKIRLLTNNPRKIAGIEGYGLEVVERVPIEIAPCESNEFYLSTKKEKLGHMLSINKNN; this comes from the coding sequence ATGACTTTTAATACGATTGAAGAGGCGCTTATTGATTTTAAACAGGGCAGGATGATTATAGTTGTTGATGATGAAGACAGAGAAAATGAAGGTGATCTCCTGATGGCAGCAGAGAAGGTAACTCCTGAAGCCATTAATTTCATGGCTACCCACGGGCGGGGGCTAATCTGTACTCCGATGACAGCTGAACGGTGTGATGAGCTGGAACTTGCGGCCATGGTGACCAACAATACTGACTCCCACGAAACGGCATTTACGGTGTCTGTGGATGCAAAAGGGAAAACAACCACCGGTATTTCAGCCTATGAACGGGCCATTACGATCAAAGTAATGATGGATCCCCAGACGAAACCGGCTGACCTTTGCAGACCGGGGCATGTTTTTCCTCTGAGGGCTAAAAGCGGCGGAGTGCTCAGACGGGCAGGCCATACTGAAGCAGCTGTAGACCTTGCCCGGATGGCGGGGATGTACCCGGCAGGGGTAATCTGTGAAATAATGAAGGAAGACGGCACCATGGCACGCGTTCCTGAATTGAAGGAATTTGCCGCCAAGCATGGCCTGAAAATTATTACCATCGCCAACCTGATAAACTATCGCAGACGCACAGAGCAACTGGTGGAGCGGGTCGGAGAGGCCAAACTGCCTACCAGATATGGCGAATTTACCGTGGTTGCTTTTAACAGTATCCTGGATGGCAAAGAACACCTGGCATTGGTCAAAGGAGATGTGACAACGGACAAGCCGGTCCTGGTCAGGGTACATTCCGAATGCCTGACGGGAGATGTTTTTGGCTCGGCCAGGTGTGACTGTGGGGATCAGTTAGGCCATGCGATGAGAATGATTGAACAGGAAGGCCGCGGGGTGCTGCTCTATATGCGCCAGGAAGGCCGCGGCATAGGACTTGCCAATAAGATTAAGGCATATCACCTTCAGGATCTGGGCAAGGACACGGTTGAAGCCAATGAACTACTGGGTTTTCCGGCGGATTTGAGGGATTACGGGATCGGGGCCCAGATACTGGCCGGACTTGGAGTGAAAAAAATAAGGCTCTTGACCAACAATCCCAGGAAGATAGCCGGTATTGAAGGGTATGGCCTCGAGGTGGTGGAGCGGGTTCCCATAGAGATAGCTCCATGTGAATCTAACGAGTTTTACCTGAGTACCAAGAAGGAAAAACTGGGTCACATGCTTTCAATTAATAAAAATAATTAG
- the ribH gene encoding 6,7-dimethyl-8-ribityllumazine synthase yields MNKIFEGKLLAKDYKFGLVVGRFNEFITNKLLGGALDALNRHGAEEANIETAWVPGAFEIPLVAQAMARSGKYDAVICLGAVIRGGTPHFDYVCAEVSKGVAKVALDTGVPAIFGIITADTIEQAIERAGTKAGNKGWDAAITGIEMASLLRNIGGSTV; encoded by the coding sequence GTGAATAAGATCTTTGAAGGAAAATTATTGGCCAAGGACTATAAGTTTGGTCTGGTTGTCGGCAGGTTCAATGAATTTATTACCAATAAGCTTCTTGGGGGCGCCCTTGATGCCCTGAACAGGCACGGCGCCGAAGAGGCAAATATCGAAACAGCCTGGGTTCCCGGGGCCTTTGAAATACCTTTGGTGGCTCAGGCAATGGCCCGATCAGGCAAATATGATGCTGTCATCTGCCTGGGAGCGGTTATCAGAGGAGGCACACCGCACTTCGATTATGTATGTGCCGAAGTGTCCAAGGGGGTAGCTAAGGTTGCCCTGGACACAGGGGTACCAGCCATATTTGGAATTATTACGGCCGATACAATTGAGCAGGCTATAGAACGTGCGGGTACAAAGGCAGGAAATAAGGGCTGGGATGCTGCCATCACCGGCATTGAAATGGCCAGTCTGCTAAGAAATATCGGGGGAAGCACAGTTTGA
- a CDS encoding fumarylacetoacetate hydrolase family protein: MKIVRFLFNGEARYGVLENDNVIREISGSIYDDLASGSDTFNLGAGMYNFDEVKLLAPCEPSKVVCVGLNYRAHIDEFKRDRAGVPEEPVLFIKPSTAIIGPGETIVYPSSSSQVDYEAELAVVIGKKCRHAEPEEVRDFILGYTCGNDVTARDLQRKDGQWTRGKGFDTFMPLGPWIETDYSGDSNRVRAYVNGELKQDSDTSKMIFPVPALVSFISHIMTLMPGDVVMTGTPEGVGPMEPGDIVEVVLEGIGCLKNRVEKYPEPLGTKG; the protein is encoded by the coding sequence TTGAAAATAGTAAGGTTTTTATTTAACGGCGAAGCAAGATATGGGGTTCTGGAAAATGACAATGTAATCAGGGAGATATCTGGCAGCATCTATGATGACTTGGCTTCAGGCAGCGATACCTTTAATTTGGGAGCCGGTATGTACAATTTTGATGAAGTAAAGCTGCTGGCTCCCTGTGAACCTTCCAAAGTTGTGTGTGTCGGGTTAAATTACCGCGCTCACATTGATGAGTTTAAAAGAGACAGGGCCGGTGTGCCGGAGGAACCGGTACTTTTTATAAAGCCTTCTACAGCTATTATCGGGCCCGGAGAAACTATTGTTTACCCCAGTTCCAGTTCACAGGTTGATTATGAAGCCGAGCTTGCAGTTGTGATTGGTAAGAAATGCCGCCATGCAGAACCGGAAGAGGTCAGGGATTTTATCCTGGGTTATACCTGTGGCAACGATGTGACGGCACGGGATCTGCAGCGCAAAGACGGGCAATGGACCAGGGGAAAGGGGTTTGACACCTTTATGCCCCTGGGTCCGTGGATTGAAACCGATTATTCGGGAGATAGTAATAGGGTGAGAGCATATGTGAACGGTGAATTGAAACAGGATTCAGATACAAGTAAGATGATATTTCCTGTCCCCGCATTGGTAAGCTTTATCTCCCATATAATGACCCTGATGCCTGGTGATGTAGTGATGACAGGCACTCCCGAGGGGGTAGGTCCAATGGAGCCCGGCGATATCGTGGAGGTGGTGCTGGAAGGGATTGGATGCCTGAAAAACAGGGTAGAGAAGTACCCTGAACCCTTGGGGACAAAGGGCTGA
- the speD gene encoding adenosylmethionine decarboxylase — protein sequence MTLNALGRHVLAEIYGCSFNVLNDVSKVEEIMVNAALEAGAEVREVVFHKFSPQGVSGVVVISESHLAIHTWPELGYAAVDVFTCGDKVNPWDACNFLAINFGAESVDAKETQRGILYKTPEKEAVNL from the coding sequence ATGACATTAAACGCTTTGGGAAGGCATGTTCTGGCTGAAATTTATGGATGCAGCTTCAATGTTCTGAATGATGTCAGCAAAGTTGAGGAAATCATGGTAAATGCAGCATTAGAAGCTGGCGCTGAGGTTCGCGAGGTAGTATTTCATAAATTTAGCCCCCAGGGTGTTAGTGGAGTAGTAGTTATTTCCGAATCACATCTGGCAATTCATACATGGCCTGAGCTTGGTTATGCCGCAGTTGATGTGTTCACCTGTGGAGATAAGGTGAACCCATGGGATGCCTGCAATTTCCTGGCAATTAATTTTGGGGCAGAATCAGTAGACGCTAAAGAAACACAACGTGGAATCCTTTATAAAACTCCCGAAAAAGAGGCCGTAAATCTTTAG
- a CDS encoding 4Fe-4S dicluster domain-containing protein — protein MSKMNVTQTLDRNKEFLRELKEESGQDPGQCFQCMKCTGGCPFQFTMDYPPSQIMRMLQDGMVDEVLKSFTVQTCATCATCTTRCPRDIDIAKLMDTLRVIAYHRGIVGKGKNMHVFHTTFMNSIKSHGRLYEVGLALGLNLGTGNLFQDTDLGLPMFLRGKLSLLPHNIKGRDEMKKLYDYAKKIGE, from the coding sequence ATGAGTAAGATGAACGTTACACAGACACTGGATAGAAACAAAGAATTCCTTCGGGAACTTAAGGAAGAGAGCGGACAGGACCCGGGTCAGTGCTTTCAATGCATGAAGTGTACAGGGGGCTGCCCCTTCCAGTTTACTATGGATTATCCGCCCAGCCAGATTATGAGGATGCTTCAGGACGGCATGGTTGATGAAGTGCTGAAAAGCTTTACGGTACAGACATGTGCTACGTGTGCCACATGTACCACCCGCTGTCCTAGAGATATTGATATCGCAAAATTGATGGATACATTGAGGGTCATTGCATATCATAGAGGAATTGTCGGTAAAGGCAAGAACATGCATGTATTCCATACAACATTTATGAACTCTATTAAGAGCCACGGAAGGTTATACGAAGTGGGTCTGGCTCTTGGGCTTAACTTGGGAACGGGTAATCTCTTTCAGGATACCGACCTTGGATTGCCGATGTTCCTGAGGGGCAAGCTTTCCCTTCTGCCCCATAATATAAAAGGCAGAGACGAAATGAAGAAACTTTATGATTATGCGAAAAAGATCGGAGAGTGA
- a CDS encoding CoB--CoM heterodisulfide reductase iron-sulfur subunit B family protein, which produces MKVAYYPGCGLNGSSKELDISFRAISGPLGIDVVEVPDWNCCGGSSAHSTSHFLSFALPARNVVNAETTGCEEFTAPCPACYVRHFLAQRDINENPEMKQHLENALEKKIDKSDMKIKNVIEIFMDKIDSSVVKKPLKGLRVVNYYGCALVKPPKTFGFFDDPENPQSLDKIMRTLGAEVIDWPYKTECCGASLCFTNQDATWKASRDILQMAKDSGAQAVVAACTMCQMNLDMRQSQINKKYKTNFNIPTLFFTQLIGLAMGISADKLALDKVYVDPKPLLSSLNLL; this is translated from the coding sequence GTGAAAGTAGCTTATTATCCGGGTTGCGGCCTGAACGGTTCATCAAAGGAATTAGATATATCTTTTAGAGCAATCAGCGGTCCCCTGGGGATTGATGTTGTTGAAGTACCTGACTGGAATTGCTGTGGCGGGTCATCAGCCCACAGTACCAGCCATTTTCTCTCATTTGCACTTCCGGCCAGAAATGTAGTTAATGCTGAGACCACCGGATGTGAAGAATTTACGGCCCCATGTCCGGCCTGTTATGTAAGGCATTTTTTGGCTCAGCGGGACATCAATGAAAACCCGGAAATGAAACAGCACCTGGAGAATGCTCTGGAAAAGAAAATTGATAAGAGTGACATGAAAATTAAAAACGTCATCGAAATTTTCATGGATAAGATTGATTCCTCAGTGGTCAAAAAACCTCTTAAGGGTTTAAGAGTGGTGAACTATTATGGGTGTGCCCTGGTAAAACCCCCGAAAACCTTTGGCTTCTTTGATGACCCTGAAAATCCCCAATCCCTTGATAAAATAATGAGAACTCTTGGCGCTGAAGTAATTGACTGGCCTTATAAGACTGAATGCTGCGGGGCATCACTCTGTTTTACCAATCAGGATGCCACATGGAAAGCCAGCAGGGATATCCTTCAGATGGCCAAGGATTCCGGAGCCCAGGCTGTAGTTGCCGCATGTACGATGTGCCAGATGAACCTGGATATGCGCCAATCACAGATTAACAAAAAATATAAGACAAACTTCAATATCCCGACACTATTCTTTACCCAGCTGATTGGTTTGGCGATGGGAATTTCTGCTGACAAGCTAGCCCTTGACAAAGTATATGTTGATCCCAAACCCTTGCTCAGTTCACTGAACCTCTTGTAA